The genomic window CGCGGCGGCCCGGCGACGCGATGGCCGCGCCCGTGGCCAGCGGCAGGCCCGCGCCGATGGCGCCGCCAGTCAGCTGCAGCCAGTCGTGCGGCGCCGCGTGCACCGTGCCCGGATAGAACGCGCGGCCAAAGCTCACGCTTTCCTCCACCACCACGGCCTGCTCGGGCAGCAGCGCGGTCAGCGACTGCGCCACCGCTTCCGACGTGATCGCGCCGCGCGCGACTTCCGTGACCGGGGGCGTGGACGCGGGCAGCGCCGCGCCCCGTGCGCCCACTTCATCGGCCAGCCGCGCCAGTGCCTCGCCCAGGTCTTCCTCGGCGCGGGCCAGCACGTGGATCACCGCATCCTCGGGATACGGGCGCGGCGACTTGCCCGGATACGCGAAGAACGTGACCGGCGGCGGCGCGCCCACCAGGATCACGTTGCGGATGCCAGCCAGCTTCTGGCGCGCCGCGTCGCCCGAATACGGAATGCGGTCAACGGCCAGCCGGCCCCGGCCGCGCGTCACGCGGGCGTTCGACATCGGCGTGATCAGCCGCGCATCCGTGGCGGCGGCGACGCGGTGCGCATCGGCCAGCGCCGCTTCGCGCAGCGCCGCGCCGGCCAGCACGATCAGCGTCGGCTGGCCGCTGCGCAGCACGCGCGCAGCCTTCTGCACGGCATCGGGCGACACCTTCGGCACCGGCAGCGCGGGCAGCGGCCCGGCCACCTGGCCGCCGTCGTCCCAGCACACGTCGGACGGCAGGATCAGGCTCGCGATGCCGCCCGGCGCGCCGCGCGCGGCCTGCACGGCGGCGGCCGCATCGGCACCGACCGACGCCGCGTGCGTCGCGGTGCGCGTCCAGACCGACACCGGGCGGGCCCAGCCCTCGGTATCGGCCGTGAGCGGCGCATCGAGCGGGCGATGGTAGGTGGCCTGGTCGCCGACGATGTTGACGATCGGCGTCTGCGCGCGCTGCGCGTTGTGCAGGTTCGCCAGCCCGTTGGCCAGCCCCGGGCCGCAGTGCAGCAGCGTGGCGGCCGGCTTGTCGGCCATGCGCGCGTAGCCATCGGCCGCGCCGGTGACCACGCCTTCGAACAGCCCCAGCACGCAGCGCATGCCGGGAATGCGGTCGAGCGCGGCCACGAAGTGCATCTCGCTGGTG from Cupriavidus pauculus includes these protein-coding regions:
- a CDS encoding acetolactate synthase large subunit, translating into MNGAESLVKTLLACGVDTCFANPGTSEMHFVAALDRIPGMRCVLGLFEGVVTGAADGYARMADKPAATLLHCGPGLANGLANLHNAQRAQTPIVNIVGDQATYHRPLDAPLTADTEGWARPVSVWTRTATHAASVGADAAAAVQAARGAPGGIASLILPSDVCWDDGGQVAGPLPALPVPKVSPDAVQKAARVLRSGQPTLIVLAGAALREAALADAHRVAAATDARLITPMSNARVTRGRGRLAVDRIPYSGDAARQKLAGIRNVILVGAPPPVTFFAYPGKSPRPYPEDAVIHVLARAEEDLGEALARLADEVGARGAALPASTPPVTEVARGAITSEAVAQSLTALLPEQAVVVEESVSFGRAFYPGTVHAAPHDWLQLTGGAIGAGLPLATGAAIASPGRRVVALQADGSGMYTLQSLWTMARERLDVTVVLLANRKYAILLGELAGVGANPGKTAMDMLDLGNPDLDWVAMANGMGVEAARADTMDAFNDLFASANQRKGPFLIELVI